A portion of the Aphelocoma coerulescens isolate FSJ_1873_10779 chromosome 11, UR_Acoe_1.0, whole genome shotgun sequence genome contains these proteins:
- the CDH1 gene encoding cadherin-1 produces the protein MGRRAGCSVPLCLLLFLLQSGQRLCQRAASCQPGFTAENFALTVPRDSVAAGRALGRVSFVDCGESHRAAFLSDDTRFKVSRDGVISATRPLQLQRGKIAFAVHTWDAVGKKHLAKVILRRRRHQHRHHERMQQDTVPDMLIFPEHGHGLRRQKRDWVIPPINCPENERGPFPKKLVQIKSNKDKETKVFYSITGQGADTIPVGVFIIERETGWLEVTKPLDREQKDKYVLYSHAVSANGQPVEDPMEIIITVTDQNDNRPVFTQQVFVGYIEENAKPGTSVMTVNATDADDGINVNNGIIGYSILSEEPKGAQQMFTINAEKGIISVIGTGLDRETTPNYTLIIQAADQEGTGLTNTATAIIKVTDANDNPPVFNPAMYEESVNENEVGVLVARLHVTDQDLPGSPAWHAVYRIQSGDPQGDFEITTDPKTNDGLLKTAKGLDYETQNRYKLVVSVENEVPFTVALNPATASVLVLVKDVNEAPIFIPPVKQVEVMEDVPVGYQVTSYTAQDPDKDQSQKITYRMGSDPAGWLAIDPENGIVTAAQPLDREAAHVINSTYKAIVLAVDNGSPHDATGTGTLLLLLQDVNDNGPVPEPRSFDICNRQPEEQTLNIVDKDLPPNTFPFRAELMHGSGSNWTARVTPPDLVKLSMKKELEPGEYSIFLKLLDGQGKEQITPVRAQVCSCEGPAKNCERRAFISGGMGVPAILGILGGILALLILLLLLLLFARRRKVVKEPLLPPEDDMRDNVYHYDEEGGGEEDQDYDLSQLHRGLDARPEVIRNDVAPPLMAAPQYRPRPANPDEIGNFIDENLKAADTDPTAPPYDSLLVFDYEGSGSEATSLSSLNSSASDGDQDYDYLNDWGGRFRKLAELYGGGEEDD, from the exons atggggcggcgggcgggctgCTCGGTTCCGCTCTGCCTCCTCTTGTTCCTGCTCCAG AGCGGGCAGCGGCTGTGCCAGCGGGCAGCGTCGTGCCAGCCCGGCTTCACCGCCGAGAACTTCGCTCTGACGGTGCCGCGGGACAGCGTGGCGGCAGGACGGGCACTGGGACGAG tgaGCTTTGTGGACTGTGGTGAGTCGCACCGTGCCGCCTTCCTCTCCGACGACACGCGCTTCAAGGTGAGCAGGGATGGTGTCATCTCTGCCACCCggcccctgcagctccagcggGGGAAGATCGCCTTCGCTGTGCACACCTGGGACGCTGTGGGCAAGAAGCATTTGGCCAAGGTGATCCTGCGCCGCCGGCGGCACCAGCACCGACACCACGAGCGGATGCAGCAG GACACAGTACCCGACATGCTGATTTTCCCGGAGCATGGACACGGCCTCCGGCGGCAGAAGAGGGACTGGGTCATCCCCCCCATCAACTGCCCCGAGAATGAGCGGGGGCCTTTCCCCAAGAAGCTGGTGCAG ATCAAATCCAACAAGGACAAGGAGACGAAGGTTTTCTACAGCATCACGGGGCAGGGAGCGGACACCATCCCCGTGGGTGTCTTCATCATCGAGCGGGAGACAGGGTGGCTGGAGGTGACGAAACCCCTGGACCGGGAGCAGAAGGATAAATATGTG CTCTACTCCCACGCCGTGTCAGCCAACGGGCAGCCTGTGGAGGATCCCATGGAGATCATCATCACCGTCACTGACCAGAACGACAACCGGCCCGTCTTCACCCAGCAAGTCTTTGTTGGCTACATTGAGGAGAATGCAAAGCCGG GCACGTCCGTGATGACCGTGAACGCCACGGATGCAGATGATGGGATCAACGTGAACAACGGCATCATCGGCTACTCCATCCTCAGCGAGGAGCCCAAGGGTGCACAGCAGATGTTCACCATCAATGCTGAGAAGGGCATCATCAGTGTCATTGGCACAGGACTGGACCGGGAG ACCACTCCCAACTACACGCTGATCATCCAGGCTGCGGACCAGGAGGGCACTGGCCTGACCAACACTGCCACCGCCATCATCAAAGTCACCGATGCCAACGACAATCCTCCCGTCTTCAACCCTGCCATG TATGAGGAGTCAGTGAACGAGAACGaggtgggggtgctggtggcccGGCTGCATGTGACGGACCAGGACCTGCCAGGCTCTCCGGCCTGGCATGCCGTCTACCGTATCCAGAGCGGGGACCCGCAGGGCGACTTCGAGATCACCACTGACCCCAAAACCAACGATGGGCTCCTGAAAACTGCCAAG GGCCTGGATTATGAGACCCAGAACCGGTACAAGCTCGTGGTGTCGGTGGAGAACGAGGTCCCCTTCACCGTGGCCCTGAATCCTGCCACGGCCAGTGTCCTGGTGCTGGTCAAGGATGTGAATGAAGCCCCCATCTTCATACCCCCAGTCAAGCAGGTGGAGGTGATGGAGGATGTGCCAGTGGGATACCAGGTTACCTCTTACACGGCCCAGGACCCCGACAAGGACCAGAGCCAGAAAATCAC gTATCGCATGGGCAGTGATCCCGCGGGGTGGTTGGCCATTGACCCTGAGAACGGCATCGTCACGGCGGCCCAACCACTGGACCGGGAGGCAGCGCATGTCATCAACAGCACCTACAAGGCCATCGTCCTGGCCGTGGACAATG GATCACCACACGATGCCACCGGCACGGGGacactgctcctcctgctccaggatgTGAACGACAATGGGCCCGTGCCAGAGCCCCGCAGCTTCGACATCTGCAACCGGCAGCCCGAGGAGCAGACGCTGAACATCGTCGACAAGGACCTGCCCCCCAACACCTTCCccttcagggcagagctgaTGCACGGCTCCGGCAGCAACTGGACTGCCAGGGTGACTCCACCAG ACCTGGTGAAGCTGAGCATGAAGAAGGAGCTGGAGCCGGGCGAGTACAGCATCTTCCTGAAGCTGCTGGATGGGCAGGGCAAGGAGCAGATCACGCCGGTGCGAGCCCAGGTCTGCAGCTGCGAGGGGCCAGCCAAGAACTGTGAGCGGCGAGCGTTCATCTCTGGTGGCATGGGCGTGCCCGCCATCCTGGGCATCCTGGGGGGCATCCTGGCGCTGCTCA tcctcctgctactgctgctgctctttgcaaggaggaggaaggtggtGAAGGAGCCGCTGCTCCCACCCGAGGATGACATGAGGGACAATGTCTACCACTATGACGAGGAGGGCGGTGGCGAGGAGGACCAG GACTATGACCTGAGCCAGCTGCACCGGGGGCTGGACGCCCGGCCCGAGGTGATCCGCAATGACGTGGCCCCCCCGCTGATGGCCGCCCCTCAGtaccggccccgccccgccaaCCCCGACGAGATCGGAAACTTCATCGACGAG AACCTGAAGGCGGCCGACACGGACCCCACGGCCCCCCCCTACGACTCGCTGCTGGTGTTTGACTACGAGGGCAGCGGCTCGGAGGCCACCTCGCTCAGCTCCCTCAACTCCTCCGCCTCCGACGGCGACCAGGACTACGACTACCTCAACGACTGGGGCGGCCGCTTCCGCAAGCTGGCCGAGCTCTACGGCGGCGGCGAGGAGGACGATTAG
- the LOC138116975 gene encoding B-cadherin-like — MRGPRSGLCPLSIFILLSPLLPAAAPSAAPPCVLPGLRRGPLPALGSSGGCAGPYRMEEPDVGVRDDGGPVRLPGVSRALAIPPRGAGSPRDAAGQPDPAPIPAESRHSPQELPRAHAALRRQKRDWVIPPIKVPENERGPFPKKLVQIKSNRDRDTKIFYSITGQGADAPPEGIFTIEKESGWMKVTQPLDRENIDKYHLFSHAVSENGKPVEEPMEIIVTVTDQNDNKPQFTQEVFRGSVPEGALPGTSVMQVTATDADDAVETYNGVIAYSILSQEPREPHPQMFTVNRATGTLSVIASGLDRERVREYTLTVQAADLDGEGLTTTALAVIEIADVNDNAPEFDPKTYEAAVPENVAGREVARLAVTDLDEPGTPAWRAVYSILRGNDGGAFAITTDPATNEGILRTAKGLDYEAKQQFVLHVAVANEVPFVVKLPMATATVTVTVEDVNEAPVFMPPVQLATVSEDVPPGQTLTACTAQDPDKAQGQRIKYLVGHDPAGWLAVHPENGLVTARDHLDRESPFVKNSTYMAVLLAVDDGSPPATGTGTLLLTLLDVNDNGPEAEPRDVTVCQRSPQPQLLTVTDRDLPPNTGPFRAELTHGSGDSWAVEVGDTGDTVTLQLVAPLEPDTYSVYLRLLDQPGRAQVTIVTARVCACEGLAQGCPQRPQPVTALPFVLATLGALLALLLILLLLLLFVRRRKVTKEPLLLPEDDTRDNIFYYGEEGGGEEDQNYDLRQLHRGLDARPEVIRNDVAPTLLPAPQYRPRPANPDDIGTFIEENLKAADTDPTAPPYDSLLVFDYEGSGSEATSLSSLNSSASDGDQDYDYLNDWGGRFRKLAELYGGGEEDD, encoded by the exons ATGCGGGGGCCGCGCTCCGGGCTCTGCCCGCTCTCCATCTTCATCCTCCTCTCCCCGCTCCTGCCGGCAGCCGCCCCCTCCGCGGCCCCGCCGTGCGTCCTCCCGGGGCTGCGCCGCGGGCCGCTCCCCGCACTAG GGAGCTCCGGAGGCTGCGCGGGGCCGTACAGGATGGAGGAGCCCGATGTCGGGGTGCGGGATGATGGGGGCCCCGTGCGGCTGCCAGGGGTGAGCAGGGCGCTCGCCATACCCCCCCGAGGTGCTGGTTCCCCCCGGGATGCCGCTGGCCAGCCAGACCCTGCCCCAATTCCCGCAGAGAGCAGGCACTCCCCTCAG gagctgcccagggctcACGCTGCTCTCAGGAGGCAGAAGAGGGACTGGGTGATCCCCCCCATCAAGGTCCCTGAAAATGAGAGGGGCCCCTTCCCCAAAAAGCTGGTTCAG ATCAAATCCAACCGGGACAGAGACACCAAGATCTTCTACAGCATCACAGGGCAGGGAGCGGATGCCCCGCCCGAGGGCATCTTCACCATTGAGAAGGAGTCAGGCTGGATGAAGGTGACACAGCCGCTGGACCGTGAAAACATCGACAAATACCAC CTCTTCTCCCACGCCGTGTCTGAGAACGGGAAGCCAGTGGAGGAGCCGATGGAGATCATCGTGACAGTGACAGACCAGAATGACAACAAGCCCCAGTTCACGCAGGAGGTGTTCAGGGGCTCTGTGCCAGAGGGAGCCCTGCCAG GCACCTCCGTCATGCAGGTGACAGCCACAGATGCGGATGATGCAGTGGAGACCTACAATGGTGTCATCGCCTACTCCATCCTCAGCCAGGAGCCACGGGAGCCCCATCCCCAAATGTTCACCGTCAACCGGGCCACTGGCACCCTCAGCGTGATTGCCAGTGGCCTTGACCGGGAG CGTGTGCGGGAGTACACACTGACCGTGCAGGCAGCTGACCTGGACGGTGAGGGGCTGACCACCACGGCGCTGGCCGTCATTGAGATCGCTGATGTCAATGACAATGCCCCTGAGTTTGACCCCAAAACG TACGAGGCGGCCGTGCCAGAGAACGTGGCTGGGCGGGAGGTGGCCCGGCTGGCTGTCACCGACCTGGACGAGCCCGGCACGCCAGCGTGGCGAGCTGTCTACTCCATCCTGCGCGGCAACGACGGGGGTGCCTTTGCCATCACCACTGACCCTGCCACCAATGAGGGCATCCTCCGCACTGCCAAG ggTCTGGACTACGAGGCCAAGCAGCAGTTCGTGCTCCACGTGGCAGTGGCCAATGAGGTCCCCTTTGTTGTGAAGCTGCCGATGGCCACTGCTACGGTGACAGTCACTGTGGAGGATGTCAATGAGGCCCCGGTGTTCATGCCGCCGGTGCAGCTGGCCACGGTGTCAGAGGATGTGCCCCCGGGGCAGACCCTCACCGCCTGCACGGCCCAGGACCCTGACAAGGCACAGGGCCAGAGGATCaa gtacCTGGTGGGGCACGACCCGGCGGGCTGGCTGGCTGTGCACCCCGAGAATGGCCTGGTGACCGCGCGGGACCACCTGGACCGCGAGTCCCCGTTCGTCAAGAACAGCACCTacatggctgtgctgctggccgTGGATGATG GCTCACCGCCAGCCACGGGCACGGGCACGCTGCTCCTCACCCTGCTCGACGTGAATGACAATGGCCCTGAGGCCGAGCCACGGGACGTCACTGTCTGCCAGCGCagtccccagccccagctcctcaccGTCACCGACCGGGACCTGCCCCCCAACACGGGCCCCTTCCGTGCTGAGCTCACCCACGGCTcgggggacagctgggctgtggaGGTGGGGGACACAG GTGACACAGTGACACTGCAGCTGGTGGCACCGCTGGAGCCGGACACCTACAGCGTGTACCTGCGGCTGCTGGACCAGCCGGGCAGAGCCCAAGTGACCATTGTCACCGCACGGGTCTGCGCCTgcgaggggctggcacagggctgtCCCCAGAGACCCCAGCCTGTCACTGCCCTGCCCTTTGTCCTCGCCACATTGGGCgcgctgctggccctgctgc tcatcctgctgctgctgctgctcttcgtgaggaggaggaaggtgacAAAggagccgctgctgctgcccgaGGATGACACAAGGGACAACATCTTCTACTACGGGGAGGAGGGTGGCGGCGAGGAGGACCAG AATTATGACCTGCGGCAGCTGCACCGGGGGCTGGATGCCCGGCCCGAGGTGATCCGCAATGATGTGGCCCCTACCCTCCTGCCAGCCCCCCAGtaccggccccgccccgccaaCCCTGATGACATCGGCACCTTCATCGAGGAG AACCTGAAGGCGGCCGACACGGACCCCACGGCCCCCCCCTACGACTCGCTGCTGGTGTTTGACTACGAGGGCAGCGGCTCGGAGGCCACCTCGCTCAGCTCCCTCAACTCCTCCGCCTCCGACGGCGACCAGGACTACGACTACCTCAACGACTGGGGCGGCCGCTTCCGCAAGCTGGCCGAGCTCTACGGCGGCGGCGAGGAGGACGATTAG
- the LOC138117085 gene encoding cadherin-1-like isoform X2: MAPCTFTVLLLLLDMLIFPEHGHGLRRQKRDWVIPPINCPENERGPFPKKLVQIKSNKGKEMKVFYSITGQGADTIPVGVFIIERETGWLEVTKPLDREQKDKYVLYSHAVSANGQPVEDPMEIIITVTDQNDNRPVFTQTVYHGSVLEGAEPGTSVLRVLATDADDAVSSNNGVVSYSILSQVPEQPQPGMFTIDSSSGLVSVAMLGLVAEAVPEYTLEIQAADLGGVGLRATTTARITVQADSMSEVGNGTLTTHVLNTATGLPAAGLVIRLAQLQEPGTQWTELAQRLSSSSPTQHRSSMSHC; the protein is encoded by the exons ATGGCACCCTGCACCTTCACcgtcctccttctcctgctg GACATGCTGATTTTCCCGGAGCATGGACACGGCCTCCGGCGGCAGAAGAGGGACTGGGTCATCCCCCCCATCAACTGCCCCGAGAATGAGCGGGGGCCTTTCCCCAAGAAGCTGGTGCAG ATCAAATCCAACAAGGGCAAGGAGATGAAGGTTTTCTACAGCATCACGGGGCAGGGAGCGGACACCATCCCCGTGGGTGTCTTCATCATCGAGCGGGAGACAGGGTGGCTGGAGGTGACGAAACCCCTGGACCGGGAGCAGAAGGATAAATATGTG CTCTACTCCCACGCCGTGTCAGCCAATGGGCAGCCCGTGGAGGATCCCATGGAGATCATCATCACCGTCACTGACCAGAACGACAACCGGCCCGTCTTCACCCAGACAGTTTACCACGGTTCTGTGCTGGAGGGAGCTGAGCCAG GCACATCGGTGTTGCGGGTGCTGGCCACCGACGCGGACGACGCTGTGAGCTCCAACAATGGCGTTGTGAGCTACTCCATCCTGAGCCAGGTgccggagcagccccagcctgggaTGTTCACCATcgacagcagctctgggctaGTCTCCGTGGCCATGCTGGGGTTGGTGGCAGAG GCGGTCCCTGAATACACACTGGAGATCCAGGCTGCTGACCTGGGGGGAGTCGGGCTGCGAGCCACCACCACCGCCCGCATCACGGTGCAG GCTGACAGCATGTCTGAGGTGGGAAACGGCACCCTGACCACCCATGTGCTGAACACGGCCACGGGGCTGCCAGCAGCCGGCCTTGTCATCCGCCTGGcccagctgcaggagccaggGACTCAGTGGACCGAGCTGGCACAGAG